From the Telopea speciosissima isolate NSW1024214 ecotype Mountain lineage chromosome 9, Tspe_v1, whole genome shotgun sequence genome, the window AAATTGTCTTGAAGCCTTTAATCTCCATCTAAGAATATACTTTCAAATATGCAATTTGAAAAATTTCAGCTTATTCTGGCAAAGTTTGAGCACCCAAGTCACTCCAGGGGATAAATGATCATTTTCTACTGGGATACTGTTGTGGGCAAAGTTGGGCTGAATTATCACTGCCCAGGGATCAATTAGGATGACAAAATTTAGTGTCCATctcacgttcacgtacgtgaatgtACGAGAGCGGCTCCCAGCTGTTCAGATAGAATCcactctgtgggacccacatggagtggattccatctgaacagctgGGAGCCGTTCTCGTACATTCATGTACGTGAACATGAGCCCTTCGACTTCATTTGATGTTATTGTTGTAACTTATAAAGAGCCAGAAAGGTCTAATTTGGGAGAACAATGGGCACAATATAAGGTTGTAGTAAAACACATATTTGAAAATTACAATGTCTTTAATTGGTCACAAATGGAAACCCTAGTgaacacccaaaaaaagaagaggaagattgacaataaaaaggaagcatagtttCGTTACAGTAAAAAGTCTTAAGAAACTACTAAGTAATAGAACAGATCCACATCTCTTCATATCATCTTagaatcaaatccatcatcagtTTGTCGTTTCAATCGAAAGCTTCTTCCATTAATATTCTTCTCTATACAATaccatttcctcttcttcaaagGCAAACATGTTTTGGTACATGTACTACTCCTTCCATCTCTTGGCATCTTGGATGCAATCAGGACCTGCAGTATCTTTACCTATAGAAACTCAGCAGCAAAATCGAGAGCGGGCAAGGTAGGGTCATCAACATTAACAAACTCAGAATCCCATTTCTTGATCTCATTTTCATCTTTGAAAACAAAAGTCCCGAATGCATGCATCTCACAGAATTTGATCACCTCTGCTACCACTTCACCTTCCACTTTGGGAACCCTAATCTCAATACCCATATTGGAGTTGTGCTTAGTAAGCTTATGATCACGGATCATTTCTGACAAAAAAGATATCTCTTCGTTAGCTACGTAGGAATATCCTTTTGAGCTCTTCAAAAGGATTGAACCCACCATTGTTATTGTATTACAGGAcacaagaaaaaagaatgaaggAATCAAGGACTACAAAGTAGAAACTAGCTAGAAAGTGTTTTGGGCTTTAGAGGAGAAATTAAGAAGCTTCAATATATAGTTCTTTCTCTCAGTCGGTGTCCTAATCCTTACAGATTTAGGATTTCTAGTCCTAATTGGACTTGTGGATGATTCAATGTTACTCTTAATTTGCTAGGCATTGGAATGCGTCCCAGTACCTCCTATTCACTAATATTGAAGCACATGCGGGCCGGATTTATATCCCAAGACCCGGTTGATCAACCCGTCCAAGCCCAAACGGTTGACACCCTTTGCTTGTCAATCAGTGCGGTTTCTGTTAAGTCCAAGAGATCGAGTGCTAGCGTGAACCGAAATGAAACCGGATATATATTTGGTTCTAAACTTTGATCCTCAAATTGAACCTacttggtttgatttggttttgattctaTTCATTTCTTACATTCAATACCCAAATTTATTGAATTCTTACATTTCATAATTTCATTTGGATCAAATTTATTCGGGTTGACTTGGTCCAATTCTGGTTTCGgtttttggtttcagtttcaatTTGATACGTGTGTGTGTAAGAAGCCCTCTTACCCACCCTCGTTTCCATGGGTCATGGTGagggacgaaattttgctgctactcaggttgcaggaatgttcctgtgTGCTAAGCCAAAGAAAGAGAATCTAAAAAGGTAgtttggaaaatactaaaacgagtatttatgaacccaaagtgGAGGTGGAATATTCCATTCTTTGGTGCAAGCCTGTGTTGTAGGAAGATTCCTACAACCCAGTAGCAGCAAAATTATTTCCCTTGGTGAATGACGAcaactctcttcttcctctttttcaaGCCCAACGGTCATATAAGATTATTGAGCTTTTATTATTGATTAGTGAGGCACCTTAAGGTACTTACAGACCAAATGCTCTAAGGATAACTATTtaatagggctgcaacagggtcgggttgggccgggttttttaaaaccccaatccaaccctgagtcctcttaacTTGGCCTAGGTCCAGCCCAGCCCGACTCTgattcagggccagaaaaatccaaccctaacccgctcTCAAGGCCGGGCCAggctgacccaccctcagggctgGGCCAGGCTGACCTTGATTAGCCCTAATAATAGGTGATGGTGGAAGTGGCTTTGGTGGTGGAAATGTTGTTGGGTATGGAGGCAGCACCAATGGTGGAAGCAATGATGTTGCAGACAGTGGCGGTGGTAGTGATAATTTTGTTAGTGGTGCTTCCTCTAAGAATGGAGATGGTAGCTATGCAGCCGGCTCTTATGGTGGCAGCATGGGTATAGGTTTTAGTTGAGATAAGTATGGTTGCAATCAAGGCAACAATGTAGGTGCTGCCAAAGGTTATGGCCAGGACGATCCAAAATGGAATTACATGGACAATGATGAGCCCT encodes:
- the LOC122639069 gene encoding SKP1-like protein 4; this encodes MVGSILLKSSKGYSYVANEEISFLSEMIRDHKLTKHNSNMGIEIRVPKVEGEVVAEVIKFCEMHAFGTFVFKDENEIKKWDSEFVNVDDPTLPALDFAAEFL